A part of Polynucleobacter sp. MG-Unter2-18 genomic DNA contains:
- the mlaD gene encoding outer membrane lipid asymmetry maintenance protein MlaD gives MRKSAIDVWVGIFVAIGLLAALFLALKVGNMNAVSFAPTYKISARFDNIGGLKPRAPVKSAGVVVGRIANISFDDKTYQATVTMTIEDTYKFPKDSSAKILTSGLLGEQYIGLEAGGSDDMLAAGDKITQTQSAVVLENLISQFLYNKAADSGQDKGAAK, from the coding sequence ATGAGAAAAAGTGCAATTGATGTTTGGGTCGGAATCTTTGTAGCCATTGGTTTGTTGGCAGCTCTGTTTCTGGCATTGAAGGTTGGCAATATGAATGCAGTTTCTTTTGCGCCAACTTACAAAATTTCTGCCCGTTTTGACAACATTGGCGGACTCAAGCCACGCGCACCAGTCAAAAGTGCGGGTGTAGTTGTTGGGCGTATTGCGAATATTTCTTTTGATGATAAAACATACCAAGCCACTGTCACTATGACTATTGAGGACACGTATAAGTTCCCGAAAGATTCGTCTGCTAAGATTTTGACTTCAGGCTTATTGGGTGAGCAATACATTGGTCTTGAGGCCGGCGGCTCTGATGACATGTTGGCTGCTGGAGATAAGATTACTCAGACTCAGTCTGCGGTAGTGCTAGAGAACCTAATTAGTCAGTTCTTGTATAACAAGGCTGCTGATAGTGGCCAAGACAAGGGCGCAGCAAAATAA
- a CDS encoding phospholipid-binding protein MlaC has translation MKSYTTIQQYCAVLISSFFLAVSGASAQAVDQSTPDALIKTVVSDVMASVKSDPEIQKGNIPRIVDLVEKKIVPYTDMRRTTEMAMGPNWKKATPEQQAQLVSEFKNLLIRTYSGALSQLRDQTIQFKPLRAAPDDKEVVVKTVVIGRGDPVPLDYRLEKTANGWRVYDMNIMGVWLVEAYRNQFANQISQNGVEGLVKFLQDRNKQLAAAKPAN, from the coding sequence ATGAAAAGTTACACTACTATTCAACAATACTGTGCAGTATTGATATCAAGCTTTTTTTTAGCTGTTAGTGGCGCGAGCGCCCAAGCAGTGGATCAGTCCACGCCAGATGCTTTGATTAAGACCGTTGTTTCTGATGTGATGGCTTCCGTAAAGTCTGATCCGGAAATTCAAAAAGGGAATATCCCGCGTATTGTCGATTTAGTGGAAAAGAAAATTGTGCCCTATACCGATATGCGTCGCACTACTGAAATGGCGATGGGTCCAAACTGGAAAAAAGCGACTCCAGAACAACAGGCTCAATTAGTTTCTGAATTTAAGAATTTACTGATTCGTACATACTCTGGTGCTCTAAGCCAACTGCGTGATCAAACAATTCAATTTAAGCCTTTGCGTGCAGCTCCCGACGACAAGGAAGTGGTTGTAAAAACTGTAGTCATTGGTCGCGGTGATCCGGTACCGCTTGATTACCGCCTTGAAAAAACAGCTAATGGCTGGAGGGTTTACGACATGAACATCATGGGCGTCTGGCTAGTTGAGGCTTATCGCAATCAGTTTGCCAATCAAATTAGCCAGAATGGTGTTGAAGGTTTGGTGAAGTTCTTGCAGGATCGCAATAAACAGCTTGCTGCTGCAAAGCCAGCAAACTAA
- a CDS encoding ABC transporter ATP-binding protein, which produces MHAAISIKNVSKNYGALQALDDISLSIEPGEFFGLLGPNGAGKTTLISILAGLVTADGGHAAIMGADVQSQFRDARRMLGVVPQELVFDPFFTVRETLQFQSGYFGIRHNDAWIDEIMANLDLTNKADSNMRSLSGGMKRRVLVAQALVHRPPVIILDEPTAGVDVELRQSLWQFISRLNQDGHTIVLTTHYLEEAEALCQRIAMLKQGKIVALDTTANLLSQYGSVKKDGEGKTDLEDVFVNIMSGGAR; this is translated from the coding sequence ATGCACGCCGCAATATCAATTAAAAACGTATCTAAAAATTATGGCGCACTTCAAGCGCTAGATGATATTTCTTTATCCATCGAGCCAGGTGAGTTCTTTGGCCTACTTGGCCCCAATGGTGCGGGCAAGACAACACTCATATCCATATTGGCGGGTTTAGTTACTGCTGATGGCGGTCACGCTGCAATCATGGGTGCGGATGTTCAAAGTCAATTCCGTGATGCTCGCCGGATGCTGGGCGTCGTGCCGCAGGAGTTGGTGTTTGACCCATTCTTTACGGTTAGAGAAACATTGCAATTTCAGTCAGGTTATTTTGGGATTCGTCACAACGATGCTTGGATTGACGAGATCATGGCCAATTTGGATCTCACCAATAAAGCGGATAGCAATATGCGTTCCTTATCTGGTGGTATGAAGCGCCGAGTATTAGTAGCTCAGGCCTTAGTTCATAGACCACCAGTCATTATTTTAGATGAGCCTACTGCTGGAGTTGATGTGGAGTTGCGCCAATCGCTTTGGCAATTTATTAGTCGCCTCAACCAAGATGGTCACACCATCGTTTTAACCACCCATTACCTTGAAGAGGCTGAGGCATTGTGTCAGCGTATTGCCATGCTTAAGCAAGGAAAGATTGTTGCTTTGGATACAACCGCAAATTTATTGAGCCAATACGGCTCAGTGAAAAAAGATGGTGAAGGTAAAACAGATCTCGAAGATGTGTTTGTCAACATCATGTCGGGAGGTGCTCGATGA
- the murA gene encoding UDP-N-acetylglucosamine 1-carboxyvinyltransferase, translating to MDKLRMVGGTPLKGEVLIAGAKNAALPILCACLLTDQPITLRNVPDLQDVRTMLKLLQEIGVTVTFPDENDRNCVVLNAANIKSSEATYEMVKTMRASILVLGPLLARMHTAKVSLPGGCAIGARPVDQHIKGLKAMGATIKIKSGYIQAETKSAAGRLQGASILTDMITVTGTENLLMAATLASGTTILENAAREPEVGDLAELLVKMGAKITGIGSDRLVIEGVENLHSAEHAVIADRIEAGTFLCAVAAAGGEVLVKHCRPDTLDAVIVKLKEAGLEMEVGPDWIKASMKGRPKAVSFRTSEYPAFPTDMQAQLMAVNAIAQGNATITETIFENRFMHVQEMNRLGADIAIEGNTAIAQGVEKLSGAIVMATDLRASASLVIAGLAAQGETQVDRIYHLDRGYDRMEQKLTLLGANIQRIK from the coding sequence ATGGATAAATTACGAATGGTCGGCGGCACCCCCCTGAAGGGTGAAGTGCTGATTGCTGGCGCCAAGAATGCAGCTCTACCAATTTTGTGCGCTTGCTTACTCACTGATCAGCCTATCACTTTGCGTAATGTTCCTGACTTACAAGATGTGCGGACTATGCTCAAGCTCCTCCAGGAAATTGGTGTGACTGTTACTTTTCCAGATGAGAATGATCGCAATTGCGTAGTGCTTAACGCGGCCAATATTAAGAGCTCTGAAGCAACTTATGAGATGGTTAAAACCATGCGTGCTTCTATTTTGGTTTTGGGCCCATTACTTGCCAGAATGCACACCGCTAAGGTTTCTCTGCCAGGTGGTTGCGCTATTGGGGCGCGTCCAGTTGATCAGCACATCAAGGGCTTAAAAGCCATGGGTGCCACTATCAAGATTAAGAGTGGCTATATTCAGGCAGAAACTAAATCTGCTGCGGGTCGTCTCCAAGGCGCTTCTATCTTGACCGACATGATTACCGTAACCGGCACAGAAAATTTACTGATGGCTGCTACTTTGGCATCAGGTACAACCATTTTGGAGAATGCTGCACGTGAGCCAGAAGTCGGTGACTTAGCTGAGCTACTCGTCAAAATGGGCGCGAAGATTACGGGTATCGGTAGCGATCGCTTGGTGATTGAGGGGGTTGAAAATCTCCACAGTGCAGAACATGCTGTGATTGCAGACCGAATTGAAGCCGGCACATTCTTATGCGCAGTTGCTGCCGCTGGTGGTGAGGTGCTGGTGAAGCACTGTCGTCCAGACACATTAGATGCTGTGATCGTCAAGCTCAAAGAAGCTGGCTTAGAAATGGAAGTCGGCCCTGACTGGATTAAGGCCTCGATGAAAGGTCGCCCTAAGGCTGTTAGTTTCCGCACTTCAGAATATCCAGCCTTTCCGACAGACATGCAGGCGCAGCTTATGGCAGTCAATGCGATTGCACAGGGCAATGCCACCATTACTGAAACCATCTTTGAAAACCGCTTCATGCACGTTCAAGAGATGAACCGACTTGGTGCTGATATCGCAATTGAAGGAAATACGGCAATTGCCCAAGGCGTGGAGAAGCTGTCTGGTGCTATCGTGATGGCTACCGATTTACGTGCTTCTGCCAGTCTAGTGATTGCCGGCTTAGCGGCCCAAGGAGAAACCCAGGTAGACCGGATTTATCACTTAGATCGGGGATATGACCGTATGGAACAAAAGTTGACCCTCTTGGGGGCCAACATTCAGCGGATCAAGTAA
- a CDS encoding VacJ family lipoprotein codes for MSLLANIKRIVLLGLVGTMVGCASIPAGVAPSPHDPWEPFNRSVFEFNEGLDAYLLKPVVAGYRFVLPEFVRDGIYNFFSNYSDIYTALQNLLQGKPDYAFSDLMRVVVNTTFGLGGLIDMATPGGLPKHKEDWGQTFGVWGIPSGPYVVLPFFGPSNVRDTFGTAADLESDYLFRLLPDVALRNSLTGLRVVNARNTYYEAGDLLDGAAIDKYSFVRDAYIQRRQYQINEGREDEEVLMPPYQNPYE; via the coding sequence ATGTCCTTGCTGGCAAATATCAAGCGCATAGTGTTACTGGGTTTGGTTGGGACCATGGTAGGTTGTGCATCCATTCCGGCTGGGGTTGCACCCTCTCCGCATGATCCATGGGAGCCATTTAACCGCTCCGTTTTTGAGTTCAATGAAGGCTTAGACGCCTATCTACTCAAGCCAGTAGTGGCTGGTTACCGTTTTGTCTTGCCAGAATTTGTGCGTGACGGTATCTATAACTTCTTTAGTAATTACAGCGATATTTACACCGCATTGCAGAATCTTTTGCAGGGTAAGCCCGACTATGCCTTTAGTGATCTGATGAGGGTTGTAGTCAACACCACCTTTGGTTTAGGTGGCTTAATTGATATGGCAACTCCAGGGGGTCTACCAAAGCATAAGGAAGATTGGGGTCAGACTTTTGGTGTTTGGGGTATTCCTTCTGGCCCTTATGTGGTTCTACCGTTCTTTGGCCCAAGCAATGTGCGAGATACCTTTGGTACTGCAGCTGATTTAGAGTCTGATTACCTATTTAGATTGCTGCCAGATGTTGCTTTGCGAAATAGCTTGACTGGCTTACGTGTGGTTAACGCACGTAATACCTATTACGAAGCAGGTGACTTATTGGATGGGGCTGCAATCGATAAATACAGCTTTGTACGGGATGCTTACATTCAGAGGCGGCAATACCAAATTAATGAGGGTCGTGAAGACGAGGAGGTATTAATGCCTCCATATCAGAACCCCTACGAATAA
- a CDS encoding lipid asymmetry maintenance protein MlaB, translating to MPFLLPSSVTQDNVLQLEKDGLLNLATLRVIDCRNLKDFDSTVLTVLLAWQKKLQADGQQITVQNAPEKLIVLAGVYGVAQLLGLS from the coding sequence ATGCCATTTTTATTGCCCAGTTCAGTGACGCAAGACAATGTTTTGCAGTTAGAAAAAGATGGCCTCCTAAATCTTGCGACATTAAGAGTAATAGATTGCCGCAATCTCAAGGATTTTGACTCTACCGTGCTAACGGTCTTATTGGCATGGCAGAAGAAATTACAAGCTGATGGACAGCAGATTACTGTACAAAATGCCCCTGAAAAATTAATCGTGTTAGCCGGCGTATATGGTGTTGCCCAGTTGCTAGGTTTGTCATAG
- a CDS encoding ABC transporter permease: MKPILNKLPISYGSGFPTLLRKEIKRFYKVAFQTVAAPVLTAVLYLMIFGHVLEGKEVYGRLNYTAFLIPGLVMMSVLQNAFANTSSSLIQSKVTGNLVFVLLAPFSHLEFYAAYVLAAVFRGIVVGAGVLLITAWFAMPSFEYPLWIMVFALLGAAILGSMGLIAGIWADKYDQLAAFQNFIIMPATMLSGVFYSIHSLPAAWQVVSHFNPFFYMIDGFRYGFFGVSDISPWNSLAIVVCFFVAVSAIALRLLQKGYKLRN, from the coding sequence ATGAAACCTATTTTAAATAAACTACCAATCTCCTATGGAAGTGGTTTTCCAACGCTCTTGCGAAAAGAAATCAAACGTTTTTATAAGGTAGCTTTCCAGACGGTCGCTGCGCCAGTGCTTACTGCTGTTCTATATTTAATGATCTTTGGACATGTGCTCGAAGGCAAAGAGGTATACGGTCGCTTAAATTACACGGCTTTTCTGATTCCTGGTCTAGTTATGATGAGCGTGTTGCAGAACGCATTTGCTAATACTTCTTCATCCCTTATTCAGTCCAAGGTAACTGGCAACCTAGTCTTTGTATTACTAGCCCCCTTTAGTCACTTAGAGTTTTATGCTGCTTATGTCTTGGCTGCAGTATTTCGTGGAATTGTTGTGGGCGCTGGCGTGTTGCTGATTACCGCATGGTTTGCTATGCCATCTTTTGAATATCCCCTGTGGATCATGGTATTCGCTTTGTTGGGCGCTGCAATTTTAGGAAGCATGGGTTTAATTGCTGGCATCTGGGCAGATAAATACGATCAATTAGCTGCTTTTCAGAATTTCATCATCATGCCAGCAACAATGCTGTCAGGCGTGTTTTACTCCATTCATTCTTTACCGGCTGCATGGCAAGTGGTATCGCACTTTAATCCATTCTTTTACATGATCGATGGTTTCCGTTACGGCTTCTTTGGAGTGTCAGATATATCGCCTTGGAATAGTTTGGCGATTGTTGTCTGCTTCTTTGTCGCGGTGTCAGCGATTGCTTTGCGATTATTGCAAAAAGGTTACAAGCTTAGGAACTAA
- the mlaE gene encoding lipid asymmetry maintenance ABC transporter permease subunit MlaE: protein MLYKIIDLLGDLGFFIRRNLTSLGLATRMFVAVIWRSGFLLKRPRLVSDQILFVGNHSFVIIAVSGLFVGFVLGLQGYYTLNRYGSEQALGLLVALSLTRELGPVITALLFAGRAGTSLTAEIGLMKAGEQLSAMEMMAVDPLSRVIAPRLWAGIVAMPILATIFTAVGVMGGYFVGVPLIGVDSGAFWAQMQGGVDLFSDIGNGLIKSLVFGVAVTFIALYQGYEAKPTPEGVSQATTRTVVISSLSVLALDFLLTAMMFSN from the coding sequence ATGCTTTATAAAATTATCGATCTCTTGGGTGACCTTGGATTCTTTATTCGTCGCAACTTAACGAGCCTTGGCCTTGCTACACGTATGTTTGTAGCGGTCATTTGGCGCTCTGGTTTTTTATTAAAAAGACCTCGCTTAGTTTCTGATCAGATTCTGTTTGTCGGCAATCACTCATTTGTGATCATTGCAGTATCTGGTTTGTTTGTTGGTTTTGTTTTGGGTTTACAGGGTTATTACACTTTGAATCGTTATGGTTCGGAGCAGGCTTTGGGTTTGTTGGTGGCTTTATCGCTCACCCGGGAATTGGGCCCTGTGATAACCGCTCTCTTATTTGCTGGTCGTGCTGGTACATCACTTACCGCAGAGATTGGCTTAATGAAAGCCGGTGAACAGCTTAGTGCCATGGAAATGATGGCGGTGGACCCATTAAGCCGCGTGATTGCACCGCGCTTGTGGGCAGGCATTGTTGCTATGCCGATTTTGGCGACGATCTTTACGGCGGTTGGTGTGATGGGTGGCTACTTTGTCGGCGTGCCCCTGATTGGGGTTGACTCTGGCGCCTTCTGGGCGCAGATGCAGGGTGGGGTGGATCTCTTCTCCGACATTGGCAATGGCCTAATTAAAAGCCTGGTATTTGGTGTTGCGGTGACTTTTATTGCTCTGTATCAGGGCTATGAGGCGAAGCCTACGCCAGAGGGGGTATCACAGGCAACCACTAGAACTGTGGTGATCTCTTCCTTATCGGTTTTAGCATTAGATTTCTTGCTCACCGCAATGATGTTCTCGAATTAG
- a CDS encoding BolA family protein: protein MLPTPEQIEGYIQQGLSCTHIKVEGDGQHFFATIVSPEFEGKRLIQRHQLVYGAMGDRMKAEVHALSIKAFTPEEFTQNTPT from the coding sequence ATGTTGCCAACCCCAGAACAAATTGAAGGCTATATTCAGCAAGGCCTCTCGTGTACTCATATTAAAGTTGAGGGTGATGGCCAACATTTTTTTGCGACGATTGTGAGTCCGGAGTTTGAAGGCAAGCGTTTGATTCAGCGTCATCAATTGGTATATGGCGCTATGGGTGACCGTATGAAGGCGGAGGTGCACGCTTTATCAATTAAGGCATTTACTCCTGAAGAATTCACACAAAATACCCCAACTTAA